In Gammaproteobacteria bacterium, the genomic stretch ACCCTCTCCCAGAGGGAGAGGGAGAAGAGGGCGCCCTTTCTTCGCTTCCCTCTCCCTTTGGGAGAGGGACCGAGGGTGAGGGCGGGGAATAGCGCACACTTGGGCGCCCCTGGGCGCCCCCGCGCATTCGCGTTGACGGTGGCCGAGGCAGCGCGCCTGAGGCAACGCCGCGCCGCCGCCCGGCATTTATTTCATTCCCGCGTCGCGCGCGCGATTTCCTCGAAGTCCACGTCGCGGAAGCGGAAACTGGCGGGTTGGAACAGGCCCGGGCCGTACTTGCCGCGCCAGTCTTTATGGTAGGCGAGGTCGAATTTGCCCGGCGGCGAGACATGGAACACGACCTCGTAGCGCTCCGCGATCCCGCCCGGCAGGGAGATGTTGCGGGCGTAGTGCAGGTTGTCGCCCAGGTTGATGTGCGGTACCAGATCCGCCACCGTCGAGGCGCCGTTCGCCTGGTTGATCACCTCGGCGCTGACGTGCAGATAGGGCACGAAGCCGCCGCTGACGGCGCCCGGCGGCGCCGCTCCGTCGGCTGCCCAGTTCGCCAGCATTTCCAGGTGTACATGCGTTTTCTCCACGGCCAGGTGGCGCTCGGCCGGCGTTACCTCGTCCTTGATGGCGCCCTCGAAGACGAGGGCGATGCCGGGCGGGATATGCTCCTTGCCGATAATTAATTCGACGGCCTGGACATTGCCCGCGCACAGCAACAGGCAACACGGGAGCAGGAGCCCCCGCAGTCCGCATGCCCTGGCGTGATTGTTGTCATTTTCGCTCGTGCGGCGCCCGGTCGTATTGCTCTTGGTCATAGCGTGAGTCATAGCGTTTTTCCTCCGTTTGCGGGTTGCGTATTTGCGGTGGGTATGCGGCTGTAAGCTCGGTCCGTAGTTTTGCGCCGGCTCCAGAGGAACAGTCCCGTGGCGGCGAGCAGCAGCAGCAGCAGGGCGGCCAAGTCTGCGACGATGATGCCGACGACGCCGAACAACCGGCCGCTGTGCAGGTCGGCCAACAGGCGCTCCCAGCTGATTGAATGGTTGCGGGCATGAGCAAGCGCTTGCTGCCGCAGCGCGGGCGGCGCCCCGGCAGCCTGGTCCGGCAGCGCCCATGCCGGTCGCTGTCCCGTGTAGGGCTGCCATTCGGGCAAGGCCCCGTCCGCAGCGGAGCCGTCCGTGAACCAATTGCCGCGCAGGCCGCGGATCACGATGCCGCCGTCGCCGTCGCCGCCGATATTTTGGACGATGTCCGGCAGACCGTTGC encodes the following:
- a CDS encoding iron transporter, encoding MTKSNTTGRRTSENDNNHARACGLRGLLLPCCLLLCAGNVQAVELIIGKEHIPPGIALVFEGAIKDEVTPAERHLAVEKTHVHLEMLANWAADGAAPPGAVSGGFVPYLHVSAEVINQANGASTVADLVPHINLGDNLHYARNISLPGGIAERYEVVFHVSPPGKFDLAYHKDWRGKYGPGLFQPASFRFRDVDFEEIARATRE
- a CDS encoding PepSY domain-containing protein — protein: MIEKWHRQIGLGVFLFLLLFTISGLALQHASRLGLGNAYVGSAVIVKLYGIAPDTTTDYALGRRWLSHAGQFLYIDGSLVRQIRMSAIRGAVETPNTLWVAGDDKLWLLSGRGEILDEFSFGNGLPDIVQNIGGDGDGGIVIRGLRGNWFTDGSAADGALPEWQPYTGQRPAWALPDQAAGAPPALRQQALAHARNHSISWERLLADLHSGRLFGVVGIIVADLAALLLLLLAATGLFLWSRRKTTDRAYSRIPTANTQPANGGKTL